From one Nothobranchius furzeri strain GRZ-AD chromosome 2, NfurGRZ-RIMD1, whole genome shotgun sequence genomic stretch:
- the LOC107376863 gene encoding tripartite motif-containing protein 16, giving the protein MDSVKFSCCICLDLLKDPVTIPCGHSYCMSCVKAHWDGGDQRRIYSCPQCRQTFRPRPVLVKNTMLAELVEELTKTGLGAAPADLCYAGPEDVSCDVCSGRKLKAVKSCLVCLVSYCEEHLQPHHCVAPLRRHKLVDPSEKLQENISCRHDEFMKMLMDEFETISVTAERAEKQKELQARRQQIQQRIQERQKDVELLQQEVEDINVSADKTVEDSEETFTQLIRLMQERSSDVKQQVRSQQETEVRRVKELQEKLEQEITELKRKDAALEQLSHTEDHKQFLHNYPSVSALSGSPHSSSINVRPRRHFEDVTAAVSALRDVLQDVLRDRGTNVSLRGTAVDGLLPEPEPKTRSDFLKHLQEITMDPNTAFTSLLLSDGNRKVKVTNKQIYPDHPDRFTFYDQVLSGESLTGRCYWEVEWSGDAIHLAVAHKNISRDGTSDECAFGFNDKSWALKCCGNGYSFCHNNVKTPVSGPGSSRIGVYLDHGAGILCFYSVSDTMTLLHREETTFIQPLHAGVRFFDEGDSAEFSVMK; this is encoded by the coding sequence ATGGATTCTGTAAAGTTCTCCTGCTGCATCTGTCTGGATCTGCTGAAGGATCCGGTGACCATTCCCTGTGGACACAGCTACTGCATGAGCTGTGTTAAAGCCCACTGGGATGGAGGAGATCAGAGGAGGATCTACAGCTGCCCGCAGTGCAGACAGACCTTCAGACCGCGGCCTGTTCTGGTGAAGAACACCATGTTAGCAGAGTTAGTGGAGGAGCTGACGAAGACTGGACTCGGAGCTGCTCCAGCTGATCTCTGCTATGCTGGACCTGAAGATGTGTcctgtgatgtctgctctgggagGAAACTGAAAGCTGTCAAGTCCTGTCTGGTCTGTTTGGTTTCTTACTGTGAGGAACACCTCCAGCCTCATCATTGTGTTGCTCCATTAAGGAGACACAAGCTGGTGGATCCCTCTGAGAAGCTCCAGGAGAACATCAGCTGTCGTcatgatgaatttatgaagatgttAATGGATGAATTTGAAACTATTTCAGTTACAGCAGAAAGAGCTGAGAAGCAGAAGGAGCTCCAGGCGAGGAGACAACAAATCCAGCAGAGAATCCAGGAGCGACAGAAAGACGTGGAGCTGCTTCAGCAGGAGGTGGAGGACATCAATGTCTCTGCTGATAAAACAGTGGAGGACAGTGAGGAGACCTTCACTCAGCTGATCCGTCTGATGCAGGAAAGAAGCTCTGATGTGAAGCAGCAGGTCAGATCCCAGCAGGAAACTGAAGTGAGGCGAGTGAAGGAGCTTCAGGAGAAGCTGGAGCAGGAGATCActgagctgaagaggaaagaCGCCGCGCTGGAGCAGCTCTCACACACAGAGGATCACAAGCAGTTTCTACACAACTACCCCTCAGTGTCAGCACTCAGTGGGTCTCCACACTCATCCAGCATCAACGTTCGTCCTCGGAGACACTTTGAGGACGTGACAGCAGCTGTGTCAGCGCTCAGAGACGTTCTACAGGACGTGCTGAGGGACAGAGGGACAAACGTCTCACTGAGAGGGACTGCAGTGGATGGTCTactgccagaaccagaaccaaagaCCAGAAGTGACTTTTTAAAACACCTACAAGAAATTACAATGGACCCGAACACCGCATTTACCAGTCTGCTTTTATCTGATGGGaacagaaaagtaaaagtaaCGAACAAACAGATTTATCCCGATCATCCCGACAGATTCACATTTTACGATCAGGTCCTGAGCGGAGAGAGTCTGACTGGACGCTGTTACTGGGAGGTGGAGTGGAGCGGGGACGCCATTCATCTAGCAGTTGCACACAAGAACATCAGCAGAGACGGCACGTCAGACGAGTGTGCGTTTGGGTTCAATGACAAATCTTGGGCATTAAAATGTTGCGGTAATGGTTACTCATTCTGCCACAACAACGTTAAAACTCCGGTCTCAGGTCCTGGTTCCTCCAGGATCGGAGTGTATCTGGATCACGGAGCAGGAATTCTGTGTTTCTACAGCGTCTCTGACACCATGACTCTCCTCCACAGAGAGGAGACCACGTTCATTCAGCCGCTACACGCTGGGGTTCGGTTCTTTGATGAGGGAGACTCTGCTGAGTTCAGCGTTATGAAATAG